The Metabacillus schmidteae nucleotide sequence CCCACTGAAGAAGCCCATCTATTAAAAGCACAAATTGCTACTTTTGCAAAAATAAAAGACGAAGAGAATAATGAAGGAGAAAAAGAACATGAATCAATCATCTAGACGTTACCATCCTGCGATGATAGCGGTAGACTTAATTTCATTTATGAAAGGTTCAATAGGTATTGTTCTTCTCTTATTTATTTTTAAAGCATCTTCAACGTCCATATGGGTTATATGGGGTCGTTACATATTTATTGTTGTTTCAGTTTTCACCCTTATTGGAACCATTTTAAAGTGGATGTTCTGTCAATATGAAGTCACTCAGAATTCTGTGATAGAACGTAAAGGAGTCTTTGTTAAATCACAACGTGCAGTGCCTTTTAGCAGTATCCATAATCATAAATTAAACACAACATTTATCCACCGATGGCTCGGACTTACATCCCTAACCCTTGAAACAGGTACAAGTGGAGAACATGCAAACTTCACTTTTCCCGTTATTACAGCGAAAGAAAAAAAACTTATCCTCCTTCAGTTAGAACAACCAAAGGATCGAAAAGATGAAGAACAAAAACCATTGATTGAACGAACTATTCATTTTCAATCAAATAAAAAGGACTTGATTAAGGCTTCTTTTACTTCACTTAGCTTTTTGGCCTTTTTCCCTTTATTAAATGCATTATATTTTAATATAGTAGAACTCTTTCACATTGAAGATACAGCCAAGAGTGCGTTTGATTACTTACTCATTCATTGGTGGATGCTTATTATTATTCTGATTTTAGCTATGCTTCTTTCTGCCTTGTTTGGATTATTTAAAACCTTTACAAAATACGGAAACTTTGTGATTAGTGATGATAAAGATAGAATCTTTATTGAGAAAGGAATAGGAAACGTTATTAGTTATTCAATACTAAAGCATAGAGTTCAAGCTGTTGTAGTTGAACAATCTATCCTAAAACGTTTACTAGGTTTTGTTGAAGTAAAGCTTATAAGTGCAGGTGGTTCTGAGATTGATGGTGATCAGGATACAAGTTCTTTATATCCTTTTATGCCTAAGCAACAGGCATACCAAATTTTACAGGCCATGCTGCCTCAATATGTAATTAAAGAGCGTATGGAAAGATTCCCTATTAAAGTATTGTGGCTGAAGC carries:
- a CDS encoding PH domain-containing protein, producing the protein MNQSSRRYHPAMIAVDLISFMKGSIGIVLLLFIFKASSTSIWVIWGRYIFIVVSVFTLIGTILKWMFCQYEVTQNSVIERKGVFVKSQRAVPFSSIHNHKLNTTFIHRWLGLTSLTLETGTSGEHANFTFPVITAKEKKLILLQLEQPKDRKDEEQKPLIERTIHFQSNKKDLIKASFTSLSFLAFFPLLNALYFNIVELFHIEDTAKSAFDYLLIHWWMLIIILILAMLLSALFGLFKTFTKYGNFVISDDKDRIFIEKGIGNVISYSILKHRVQAVVVEQSILKRLLGFVEVKLISAGGSEIDGDQDTSSLYPFMPKQQAYQILQAMLPQYVIKERMERFPIKVLWLKLLLPYYLTIVSVIGLAIFKREWLWIAAIVFVISVVSRILDYWFTSYIRHGKTVQIRKGGFVNETFVTHHKRIQQVTVEHSWLQRKFNVATLVFLNRAKPMHESKLYGLSKEEVGTFYHWYHGQS